CCCAAGTATCTGATGGTCACCGGCAACTCGATCTTTCGTCGCGGCGGAGGGCAGGTGCAGCCCGGCAACGCCGTGGTCTACGTCGCCGAGCTGACCACGGGCAAGGTGGCCGCCTACGCCGCACCCTGGTCGCAGGCCTACGCGATCGCCGGCCGGCAAGTCAGGGCGCCGTTGATCTTGCTCGACGTTTACCCCATGCGGACCGTTTTGGCGAGCGAGGACTGAGCCATAGAATGCGCATCGTCGTGAATGGCACGCCACGCGAAGTGCCGCCGGGATTGACGGTCGCCCGCCTGCTCGACGAGTTGCAGATCGAGCCCAAACACGTGGCCGTGGAAGTAAACTTGGAGTTGGTGCCTCGCG
Above is a window of Pirellulales bacterium DNA encoding:
- the thiS gene encoding sulfur carrier protein ThiS — encoded protein: MRIVVNGTPREVPPGLTVARLLDELQIEPKHVAVEVNLELVPRGEHARRPLAEGDQLEVVTLVGGG